The window ACAGCTACGGCTCCGTTGGATCCAACGGGCCAGCTATTGAAGTGGGGGAAGCTTCCGGATTGGCTAGGTACGGAACGAATATCGGGCCTGGAAAAACATATCGGAAAGTTATCGTGTTCAATTTGGGCCAGATCCCTGTCGATTCGTAGGTTCGGCCGGTGGTGTTCTGTTCGAAAGGGGACACAATTCCAAGCTGTTGCTCTCGATCAAGTTCGGCTTGTCGTCGAAAACTGCTGCCACAAAACTTCTTCAGACCTCGCCTATTCCAGAGAATGGCGCACTCTTAATTGCGTGCGCGCATGACGACGAATTTCCCTGCGATTTCCCCTCTTCATAGCCAACGGCGCACAAGAGCTACAGCCACCTGTCTGTCTCTTTGACCTCATCTCGCAAGCTACTCCCATTACAATTCGAGCCTCTTCTTTCCTCCCGACCATTCGAGAACGGACGAGTCTTAGATCCCGCATCTTATCTTCAAATTCCTCCGGTCGCCATAAACGAAATCTGCAAACATGTCCGACTTCAGCATGTATCATCAGCTGGGCCAGGGCGAGCAGGACCCCTCCAACCCGAATCGATCGACACAACCCGCACCTCCCCAGTTCTCCCCTCCCATCGCAGGGCAACAGTATCAACAGGGAGCAGCCTACGGCAGCCCTCCACCCCCTGGACAACAACAATACTATGGTGGTCAGCCTGGTTCAGTGCCGCCTCAGGGTCAGCCCTATGGTGCTCCGGGCCAGGAATACGCGCAGAGCCCGGGTTTCCAGTCACAGGACAGCTTAGCGGCGCAAATGGGAGGCATGtcgctcggcgacggccaagGTACGgccagaaggaagaagaaggaccgCCACGCATACCACCAAGTCGAGGCGACAGGCTCCTCGCAGGCCTTCAACGGCATCCCCCCGGCCGGTACGAATGCCACCGCTTTCCTGAATGATCCCTCGCAGGCCCAGTTCGCCCAGATGAATCAGTTCCCTGTCGCTGCCGGCCAAACATTCACACCCGGTATCCCCGCGTCTCCCGCCGAATTCGCTACCCGAAACGGCTCCGACTCGGCTGGACCGCCGGCAGTGGTCCAGACCTCCGGCCATCAGAAGCTGTCCCTCGATGACCTGCCTAGCGTGCCGCTCTCCCGTGACGCCCTGCAACAGCACTACTTTTCTAACGTCTATCCTACCTTTGAGAAGCACCTGCCCCCTCCTGCGACGGTGTCATACGTTGCCTTCGACCAGGGCAACGCCTCGCCCAAGTTCGCGCGGCTGACGCTGAACAGCATCCCGTCCAATGCTGAGGGCCTGGCTCTGACCGGCCTTCCCATGGGTCTCTTGTTGCAGCCCATGGCTCCCCTGCAGCCCGGCGAGCTCGAAATTCCGGTTCTTGACTTTGGCGACTCTGGTCCCCCGAGATGTCGCCGCTGCAGAGCTTACATCAACCCCTTCATGATGTTCCGGTCCGGCGGCAACAAGTTTGTTTGCAACCTGTGCACCTACCCCAATGATACCCCGTCCGAATACTTCTCCGCACTCACTCCCCAAGGTGTCAGAGTGGACCGTGATCAGCGGCCAGAGCTGACCAGGGGCACTGTTGAGTTCGTCGTGCCCAAGGAGTACTGGACGAAAGAGCCCACCGGCCTGCGCTGGCTGTTTGTAATTGATGTCACCCAGGAGTCCTTCAACAAGGGTTTCATCGAGTCTTTCTGTGAGGGCATCGTTGCCGCCCTGTATGGCGGTGAAGATGCCGAGAGGGAtgaggacggcgagcccaAGCGGAGGATACCTCCTGGTGCCAAGGTCGGCTTCGTAACCTACGACAAGGACATTCACTTCTACAACGTTAACGTGAGTTGTTGTTCATCATGGCTGTAGAGGAGCGTGGACTAACTGACAGACGCAGCCCGCTCTGGACCAGGCACAGATGATGATCATGCCTGATCTAGAAGACCCTTTCGTGCCCCTGAGTGACGGCCTCTTCGTCGACCCTTACGAGTCCAAGTAAGACCGCACTCGACAAATGGCAGATGACATACTGACTGACATGCGCTCCAGGGACGTCATCACATCACTACTCACTATGCTGCCCACAATGTTCTCCAACATCAAGAACCCCGAACCGGCCCTCCTTGCTACTCTCAActctgccgtcgccgcgttGGAGAAGACAGGAGGTAAGATTGTTTGCTCTCTAGCTGCGCTGCCTACTTGGGGCCCTGGCCGCCT is drawn from Colletotrichum destructivum chromosome 6, complete sequence and contains these coding sequences:
- a CDS encoding Putative Zinc finger, Sec23/Sec24-type, sec23/Sec24, trunk domain, sec23/Sec24, helical — translated: MSDFSMYHQLGQGEQDPSNPNRSTQPAPPQFSPPIAGQQYQQGAAYGSPPPPGQQQYYGGQPGSVPPQGQPYGAPGQEYAQSPGFQSQDSLAAQMGGMSLGDGQGTARRKKKDRHAYHQVEATGSSQAFNGIPPAGTNATAFLNDPSQAQFAQMNQFPVAAGQTFTPGIPASPAEFATRNGSDSAGPPAVVQTSGHQKLSLDDLPSVPLSRDALQQHYFSNVYPTFEKHLPPPATVSYVAFDQGNASPKFARLTLNSIPSNAEGLALTGLPMGLLLQPMAPLQPGELEIPVLDFGDSGPPRCRRCRAYINPFMMFRSGGNKFVCNLCTYPNDTPSEYFSALTPQGVRVDRDQRPELTRGTVEFVVPKEYWTKEPTGLRWLFVIDVTQESFNKGFIESFCEGIVAALYGGEDAERDEDGEPKRRIPPGAKVGFVTYDKDIHFYNVNPALDQAQMMIMPDLEDPFVPLSDGLFVDPYESKDVITSLLTMLPTMFSNIKNPEPALLATLNSAVAALEKTGGKIVCSLAALPTWGPGRLFLRDDGKHPGGEIDKKLFSTEHPAWKKLAEKMVASGIGADFFLASPSGGYLDIATVGHVAASTGGETFYYPNFIGARDNTKLSMEIKHAVTRETGFQALMKVRCSNGLQINGYHGNFIHHTFGADLEIGVIDADKAMGVTFSYDGKLDSKLDAHFQSALLYTTASGQRRVRCSNVIASVCDNPRDSVKFIDQDAVFTILAKEASTKLATTSASLKDVRNHLTERTIDILSAYRKNFLTSAQPDGQLVMPEKLKEFSMYMLGLLKCRAFKGGNESSDRRVHEMRMIRSMGAKELSLYLYPRMIPLHNLAPEDGFPDESGHLRVPPAIRTSFSRVEPGGVYLVDNGQQCLMWFHAQTSPNLIADLFGEDKTTLQSLDAYTSSLPILQTHLNAQVRNIIEFLKTMRGSKGLGIQLARQGIDGAEYEFARMLVEDRNNEAQSYVDWLVHLHRSVQLELSGQRKRDDPLTDANALAGFAGLRPNYW